A window of Phragmites australis chromosome 2, lpPhrAust1.1, whole genome shotgun sequence genomic DNA:
CGAGTCGTGGACCAACTACTGCGACCTCTTCAGCGTCGTCCTCCACGGCGTCGTCAACATGCAGCTGCCCAACCAGTGGCTCTGGGACATGGTCGACGAGTTCGTCTACCAGTTCCAGAGCTTCTGCCAGTACCGCGCCAAGCTCAAGAACAAGACCGAAGACGAACTACAGCAGCTCAAGCAGTTCGACAAGGTTCTTGACATATGTGTTACTAGTTTTCTTACCCCACCTCGCAATGAATGCATGCCTAAAGGCtaaagctttgttgtgattgcTGAATGTGCAGGCGTGGAATGTGTACGGTGTTCTCAATTACCTCCAGGCGCTGGTGGAGAAGTCCATGATCACGCAGATCctggagagggagaaggaaggcCTGGAGCAGTTCACCGCCACGGACGGGTATGACTACGAGGGTGGGAGTAATGTGCTCAAGGTGCTTGGCTACTACAGCATGATTGGGCTGCTCAGGATACACTGCCTCCTCGGGGATTACCACACTGGACTGAAGTGCCTCGCACCTATTGACCTTAACCAGCAAGGGGTCTACACCATTGTAATTGGGAGTCACATCTCCACGATCTATCACTACGGGTTCGCAAACCTTATGATGCGCAGGTGAGAGCCTACTTGCTTCACTATTATTGACCCCTGGATATCTAGTCACGCTGCTTTAGACATTCTAGCTTACCGCCCTTAGTGGAAGTGATGAAACTCCCAGTATGTGGTTCGTTTTGGTCAAATTTTATGTATGTGTTCTAATAAACTTGTAGGTGTGCTTGCTGTGGGGATGTTTGGAGAATGATTAAATATCTATTGTAAACATATCGTTAGGTTGCACTACTTTGAAGCATTGTGCTTGTCTTTCACTAGCCTTATATGCTATTCTCAGCAGTAACATCATCAGCTAATTTAGTTCCTCTTGTGCATTAGTACCTAAGCAATGCTAAATGCTTTGAGACCATTTTTTTAAATTGGCCACCTAGGCATTCGAATCCTCATGCAACTGCATCCAAGATTTCAACACTCTTTCTTGGAATGGAAAATCAGCATCTGCATTTGTTTTGGATCTTCTCTGTCGTGAATTTCCCAAGATGCAAATTCTTTTAGCTGATATAAAATGTTTCTGCATAAATCTAGGTATGTTGATGCCATACGTGAATTCAACAAGATTCTGCTGTATATCCTCAAGTACAAGCAGTACCATCAGAAGTCCCCTCAGTATGACCAGATACTGAAGAAAAATGAGCAGATGTATGCACTGTTGGCAATTTGCCTGTCTTTGTGCCCACAGAACAAGCTTATAGATGAAAATGTTAGCACCCAGCTGAAAGAAAAGTATAATGACAAAATGACAAAGATGCAGAGGTATGATGATGAAGCATATGCTGCTTATGATGAACTATTTTCGTATGCTTGCCCCAAGTTCATTACTCCATCACCTCCAGTTCTAGACCAGCCGCTCACAAACTATAACCAGGTACTGTTTCTGATCAAAATCACAATATTTCTGTAGTTTTGCCCCATGAGTATATTTACGTTTTAAGACCTTTCTGGTTCGTTGCCACGCACTGTAAATTTTACTTTAGCCCCATGGCCTATCTTCAATTGTTAAATTATTTTACTTTTCTTTAACAGGATGCATATCGTCTTCAGTTGAAGTTGTTTCTCTATGAAGTGAAGCAGCAGCAGTTGCTTTCTGGGATCCGTAGTTATCTGAAACTATATTCGACAATAACCATTGGCAAACTTGCCCAATATAtggaagtggatgaagcaacaCTAAGGTCTGCATGATCGGTAGTTTACTcttttgttgctattttttgtGGTTGTGTATGATAAATTAGCTCAAATATTTGGACAGGTCAATCCTGATGACATACAAGCACAAAATGCATGCAGTTGACAGTGATGGAAAGATAGTATCCAATGCAGACTTTGATTTCTACATTATTGAGGTAATGCTTTAGTACAAGTCTGTTAATATGTGGAATTTTCTTTTCAGaattcaaaccttttttttGCTGTTTCCAATTGTGTTGTTTGTGATTAACTTTGCACCAAGTCACTAGTTAGTTGAGCTAGTACATTGAGCTGCCGTGAGCTCTTCCCATGGAGATGCACTTGAATACGTGACCTTTTGTGATGTGTGTAACTTCTTTCTACACAATCTTTAAAACTCCTCATTTTTTGTGCCTATTCAAAATGCAAAAACTCTGCATTTTGACTTGCATGATGTACAGCTCATTGTAATATTCCTAGTTAAGTATGTCTAATTACATATACATTGTTTGTAATGATGCAGGATAGTATTCATGTTGTGGAGTCTAAACCTACTAAGCGTCATGGTGATTACTTTTTGAGACAAATTTTGAAGGTATTCGTGCATGCCAGTTCCTGCCAATTTGTTCTTTCCTCTAGCAGGTTCCAATATCTACGAAAATTTTCATTGGTCCCGATATCTAATCTGACTTTTTTCCCCTTGATGTCCAACAGTTCGAGGAAATGATTGGTGAATTGGAGAAAGTACATTTTGACTGAGCCTGGTAGTGATCATGGAGGGGGTGTTAATGGTGGCTGGTATTACCGAGTTATGTTTGTGCCTTTTGTACTCCATGTCACTTAGTTAAGAACCGATCATTTTGTATTTTCATTTTTGCCCAAATCTAGCTTGCAACTCGTTCAGGCTTTTAGTTGAATTGTGATACTTATGTGGCTCTTCCATTTGCCTGGATGGGGCATATCCACATGCATGAATGATCTCGTTGCTGACTACTTGTTATCGAGAGGCTATAATCTCCCCAAGCTCGGATTGACATTTCCCAATCCAATCGTGTTGCATGTATGTGTTTGTGAAATAGACTTGGTGCTGAACTGCTGGCCCaggtatgatgcgaagttgagTAGTTCCATTTCTGTCAGATGTAGTGTTTATTTGTTGCTCGTCAGGTGAAACTCATGCGCCTGTTACATTCTGAGGCTACAAGTGGGGCATGTGCATCAGAATGCGAAAATCCATTTTTTATGTGCGTAGGATTGGTGCTTCAGGTGGCCTGTTACATTCTGTTACTGCTAACATAACAGTGTTGTTTCTACACATCTGGGATAGAGGGAAGAATCCCGATCCAAGTTCCATACTCTCAATGGCGTTTGGCTAATGTTTTGATGGCACTagcatttggttggttcactcAGTGCAACATTGGTGCACCGCGTTGCCCCTTCTCCTTTGGACACAAGCTCGGCCAAATGTTGGTTTAAAAGGTCCATGATGCAATATGAAAAATTAATGCAAAATCTTGGTTTTCTGTTGCAAAACATGGTGCTCTCTACCCATGAATAAAGGAGACTCGCAATATTATACCCCAAGCATAAAGGATACAACAAAACCGACCGATACAACGCAAAAGTAGACTGATCTGGACACTCGGAGCGACCGAACCTGCACCAGCATCAACATGTATGATGTACAAGTACAAATGAATGCCAAGGGGGCCCAAACATCTCAAATATAAACTATTAACCaataaaaaagaattaaaatTGAATTGAATGATACATAAGTTTTAACAGTCCACGGTTCCCGACGCCTTTTGGAAGCTAGTTTCTGGGCTGAGACTGTACGCTGCATAACGGTGACAATACACAGCAATGAATGACAACAATGAGGTCTAGGAATGTGCATGTACATACAGGTAATATATTATTAAACCATCTGATGTATCTCTCACAAGTCTACCTATCGGAAATTTTTCAGGCTGTGGGAGGAAAGGATAGGTGAGCTCACACATCTCCCGCGACTGCTGCCAAGTTTCTTATCTGCTGTTCTTGCAGGTGTGGTGCATTCGTTGAAATCCAGGACTCTGGCCTCGGCCTGCAATATTAAATGGAATTAGAATGTTTGTTATTTGAGTAAAAACAAGATCATACTAATGGTTGCAATCAGTGCTCCTAGACGATGACTTGAATTGCTGTACGTACTGTTGCAAGATAATTCAAATAGCTatgcaaaatagttttaagtgtgtgtgtgggggggggggcattaaAATGACAAACAACTACACTATAGTCTCCAAGATAATTTAATTTCATGATAGTCAAAATACTAAATTAAGCAGTGAGAATTAAGCACCATGATTTTGGTCTGCAATTTGCTTGTTCCTGGTTCCGTCTTGGCATCAATATTCTCCTTGTTTTCCTTATCAGAGTTCATGTTGCCGCTTGCTAGCACATCACGGGCCTCCACCACAGCAGCAGGACTGTGAACACCTATCTGCTTTGCTAACCCTAACGCATCAAATGTTCTACCGCCTGGGCTAAAACCCTGGTAGGAATATATGGGCACAAACAAAGATGTCAATCAAAACAAACTTTtaggatttagttcaaatttgaactaaactCTATAGATATGGATCAAATCTCCCTATCCAATCAGCCCTTAGAATTAGTAAAATGGTCCACCAAATTATCTGTATGACACAAATTGGCTGTAAGAAAATAAAAGTAAAGAAATAAGGGTAAATTTACCTGAAAGTGCATATGCATATCTATGTACCAAGGGGACTTCCATGCTGAAGGAGATTCCAGTCCTCTTTTGACACCTGGGGTATCAGCCAATCTAGCAAAAGCAGTGATTCAGAGTAAAAATTAACAAAATGAACAAATGTCCAAATGGTACTGTTCTTCAGACTTCATAAGTTGTGCATCTATGTTTGTGATCTCTGAATTTGTACTGTCTTAGACACATTTTTCATTAGTAAGATTAAAATGTTCTTCAACATTCGAAATTGACTGTTAATTCCACAGGCGAGCCAGTAGCTCAAtgacttgtgataattttagtCGGCAAATTTTGCTCAGTTTCAGAAAGATAAAATCAGTTAAAGGATCTTCTGATTTCCTATATAAGAATTGTCATTATTTGCAAATCATATAATAAAGTGTCTAGGTAGATATCCATGCTAATTAAGTTTCCACCGATGAATGAAACTGAGCATGAAAATGAAATGATGACAATTTGCCAGGTCCCAGTGTCATAGTTAAGTAGACTTCACAACTATACAAAAGTATGCAAACTGCAAGGTTATAGTTCAGCACACTGATGCTTGCTAGTAACTAAAAAAGGAGGAAATTGTCATTTACCAATTGTCAATTGTTATAAAGCCTGCCACAACTTAATTTACATATAATCTGAAGTCTGAAGTGATTAGCTAACTAAAAAAACTGATATTTAAAACAAAGGAACACAAGTGAGACCAGTGCAAAATCTTACATGTCAGTAGCTAAATATTTGTGATTCGCATTGATGCATGGCGATGATTTTTCAACAATTAGTTCCACAGGCTTTGATTTAGAACTAATTACTTCCTTACAGGCTGGTAAACATTCAGGGTTTGCATAATGACCAAGGGCAATGAGATTATTGCTGTTGTGCTCAACAGGAATACCTGCAGGTTGCTGCATTACACAATATCGGTAAGATTACGAAGAAGATCAAGGGAAAAACTTACTTAGCCAGTTGGTATGCCATAGAGACAGATTTCTGTAGTAACTGAACCCATTGCATTTGGCACTCAGAAACTAAAGAACTGCTATATTTTCTTCTAAAAGAAATATGATACTACCAACTGGCTAAGTATCACCAAATAATTTGTTTAAATGTACTTACTAAATTGCCTGGTATATCATCTTTGGTGGCATTACTGGAATACGCTGCAGTACTCATACAGGATGTGACTGACATCTTACAATCCTTTTCAGTCCCAGATTTCTTCTCAATTCCTTTATCTGGAGTAGGAGACAATAGATCTCTGTGTCTTTTCTTCATTATTGATGGTGTGCATCGGAAGCTTTTGGCAGCACTCTTTAGCACAACATCAGGGCTTTCCTCATGTGTTGGGGAGCCCCATAATCTTAAAGGAGTGGGGACATTCATGGTTGACAGAATCAACTGCCTAAGGCCAAAGGGACTATATTCTTGGTCATCAGGTGTTACAAGATCGCAACTGACAAATGGATCATCCAAACCAGGAAAGACAAGGGGTTTGTAGGATAGGGCTCCCTCATCCTTCTTTTCATCTGGTGCAGTCTCAATGTCTTTCGATGATTGTTCTTTTTCTGTATTGGCCACAGGTTCTTCAGCATCTGTCAACTGTTGGTCCCCGCATTCTGTTATGATTTCCATCATTGTCGAAGCCCCAGGTCTGCCATCACTGCTGCCAAGTTTAGCAGACTTCTGAGCATCACCAAAAGAATTGTTTGAGTGTGTGATCATCTCTGCTTGAGAATCTGGCATTTCTCTTGGCTTGGATCTATGTTCGGGTGCATCAGACAAACTATCTGAACATATAAAAGGGGGAGATATTGTCGTCATTAGACTCTGTTCATACACAATACCCATCATGCCAGATGGATTGGACTGTGCCAAAAAATCGGTGTCCGCTTTAGAAGAATATACATCTGGCTGGTGATTTAGTCTGGAAGAAGAATCAGCACCAACAGTATCAGGTTCTGAAATCAGACTTTGTAAGGAAATATCTTGCCAAAGGTCGGATTTCAGACAGTCATCCTCAGAAATTGAATGCAGTTTTTGCTCAGCACCAGAAACATTTGATAACATAGAGATAGGCATTTCCTGTGCTACATCCATTGGTACCAAAGAACTTGCCTGATTTGCTGTGCTACAAAGAGTTTGGTTATCCGCGAACATAGAATTACTTGGTACTTCACCGGTATTCATCTGCTGATTCATTCTTTGATCAAACTCATTTTGCAAGTGTTTGTTTGAGGAAGATACAATGGAAGAGTGAGAGTCCTGTGCCTCTATCTTGTTGGCATCCACATTTACTTGTAAATCACAGCTCAAAGCCACGTTAGTGTTCTGCACCTGGGAGCAAGAAATCTTGGCCAATGATGATTGACTACTACATGATGAATCATCTACCTCCCCAACAGCATTGTCACCACTATCTTTGTTGTTTTGTTGGTTCATTGCAGATGAAGAATTACAATGTGCAGAGCATTCAATCAGAGGGAGGCATGGGACTTGAGCAAGTAAGCCTGAAGATATGTATGAATCAACTTTTTTCTTCACCGAACTGTTCCAGTGATTTTTAATTGCGTTGTCCGTCCTGGTAGGGGAAATAGAAATTACAAGTTCAATCATTTTGGCAGTCTAAAATAGGCCATTATTTACCTAACAATAAGAATTATTTATGCAATGGTAACTTGTAGCTCAGTTACATTTGGTTGCAAACAGTGGCAGAACACAAGGCCGTTATAGTCCAAAAGATGCGTCAGAAACACAATTGGCAGTAAAGCATAGTGTGTTCATAATGTGTTCTTTGCTTGGCGTAAAGTTTGATCTTTATCACTTGATACAAAAGAACATAGGTTGGTTTCCAATTTTCACTTTACAGTTTGAGAATTTATCAGGGATAAAATTGCCCCTGGATGAAAAGAAGGATAGGGCTTTCCCATCATACATATATGTTGAAATATATATCCTACCAGGCCCAACCGCCAGGCCCAGCCAGCCCGGCATCCCCAGCCACCACTCACCCAATTTAGGGTTTTGTATATAGGCTGGGCCTGGTAGGATATATATTTCAACAATATAGATTTACCAGGGGATCTTAAGGAAAGCATTTATTTACCTTCCGTGCAAAATTTTTGTCAGTTCAGCCCATTTATTTCCGTACATtcgatgagcatgaatgagagTAACTTCCTCTTCTTGAGTCCACGCCTCCTTATTTATGGCAGGGTTAAGATGATTGTGCCACCTGAATCAGATATGGTAGTCCAACGTTAAAGCCTCTACAGTTATCAGAAGGtatgcaaatacatatttatAATACCCAAAGCTGAGTAAGTTAACAAAGATATACTTATAATGCACGGAGCTGAGTGAGTTAGCAAGACATTTGTAATACCAAAAGCTGAGTGCGTTAAATAAGATtgcatttttaaaatataaaaaatagagtgaattgcacaaaactacaagtattgtgctatttgtaacacaaaactacaagtattgtgcatggcaacacaaaactataagtattacgcactaatttcacacaaaacccgattttaattagattcacttaaaaaaatggtcttatatttatccaaaaatcctagaactttttgagcgtgttacataatccatgtgAAACCCATTTTCATTGAATTCACTCAAAAAGaactgtgtagaatttaaactaaaattctccaaaaaaggggctacttttataactcctaacaattgttagggcctcaaataaaatcctaaaaaactagaaaagttcactaatattcttcttatatgatggactaatttctaaaaaaatttacagccctaggttatatggtgaaaaaactCACAGCAGTAGTTAATTGTTAGCATATGAAAGCAGCAGGGTGTACTTTATTTGCCACTCTGCTGAGCCCCACAAAAATGTTTTTCATAAACAAATAAAATGGAAACAGTTTAGATGTCATTCTATTAAACTAAAGTTCAAAAGTGTAATAGTTTAGTAATGCCACCACTGTGTACTGCTGTTATTGGCTTTACAAAAGGGCTAGTGATCCCGGTATCATTAGCATTGGGATAGAAAAGGCAGCTTATATTAATAATCCTGTGCAAAAGTATCACGGGTCAAAGCAACATTGCATGCGCTTATCGTTGCTATTCATTTGTTCAACATGAAGTTTTATAGACTATGGTTGCAAAGGAATTAAACTATTATTAGATGCAAGCTTGATGAAATAAACAAGAAACTTTCCATGCCATACCGTTCCCTACATTGCTTTCCTATTCTTCCTGGCAAAGCTTGAGCAATGGTTGACCATTTCTTTGGCCCATATTTGTTTACCATCTGAACGATGATATCATCTTCCTATTAAGAGAGAAAACAACATATTAGTGTGGATATATAATGTTGAATAAGTGTCCATATGATGTCTAAtcaatattaataaaaaaataaaactgaaacgaaaaaattcaaatagagtGATTACTTCTTTGGACCACGGTCCTTTGACCAATTCAGGATTTAGAACCTTTTGCCACCTGTGCAAACATTGTACATCGGTTCTGTCGGGAAAACATTCCGCTGGAAAAGTAGAAGGTATTTTGTCAAGGCTTGGACTTATGGCAAGAGGCAGGGGGGTTCTTGTTGACAGGAATGGAAACAAATGGTAACGAAGCGTAAGTTAACGAAAGAAGGCAATGCTCTCCTTTGCATAAGCTGACATAATATAGAAGCGAAATTTGAAAAATACACAGCTTGGTTCATGAACCCTGCACATGGCTTGGACTTATGGTAACAATGTTGAGAACAGTCTTTTCAAATTGCATTTTAGATATCCTGGATAATAATACAATGTAAATGCCACATTGTTCCTGTAACAAGCATTATTGACAATTTTCCATACTGATAAAGCATGTTCTGTAACCATAAAGCAAACGTGCACAAAAGAACAGGAGACTCCAAGTAAACTAACATCATGGTACCAAGTGCAGTTCTTGATAAGGATCAAAACGTCATACAAATGCATATAGATATAGTGGAAAGGCCGGCTCCCTGCACCAACCCGTGTCCATCTAACATTTTGTGTTCACACCCCCATGCCCACTCTTTTGGCTTACTCTTTCTTATGCAGTGGTGTGCTTCTTTACCATTCCCCTTTAAAAAGAGCTGAAGATAATATCGTACATGGATTTATATGGTCATTTATGTTTGCACATAAGAAATTCCAACATAGAACAAATTTTGAATAAAAGTAGATATGAAGAGACAGAAGACGTGATAGAGTTACTATGAGAATGAGTGAGCATATAGAACTACTTCATAGTCTTCCACATATAGTATCGATCTGTAGAAAGTACCTATCTTTTTCCAGTTTTTCCCTTGGTAAGTCTGAACTGCCTTGGACAGTATAGCATCCTACATTCGAATAGCATACATCATGCACAATGTTAGACAATAGACAGTCAgtaaataaacaaagtgagatTTTGCATGGGTCCAACACACATCAGTGAGGCACTAAGCAAAATGACCATACACGCTACTAGTTACACAACAACCATAGCATTGGAACAGAATAGCAGATGAGTTCATGACGAAAAAAGAAGCAGGAAATCCCATTAAAGACTTCTAAGCGCATGATTGTCCCAGATACAGGTTAACATCAGTTGTTGTGGGTGGCCCCATTGGTGTTCTATGCTAGCGATTCTCACATTTACCATCAAATGTGCGACTAAACCGTGAACTAAACCACCAAATGAGCCACACAAGGGCCAGAATGTTGCATCAAATGTTTtattaaaacaaaaaagaaagaaaaatccaCGCATTTTCCATTATTTTTAGAACCAAAGGGCAAAACACCAAGGTTCCAATATATTGAAATAAAACCATTCAGTCACAAGTTCCAAAAAGTAATTAAATCAGATTACATCATGCTCAAACTAGACCTGGTTACATCAGACTTCAAATTTTTCATCAAGCAAATCGACATATAAAATCAGATGTTCAATCGCTATTCAGCAATTTGGATAATTAATAGCAGTTTACAAACAAAAAACACAAGACGAGGCTTGTGTGATCATACCTCTTCGGGGGTCCAATTTCCTTTGGTTGAACGTCGGGTCGGACCAGTGGTCCTCCTATAGGTAAATGGGCAGAAAACCGTAAGAAAATTTAGGACAGCAAACTGTGCATGTTTATATGAAAAGCTTTTTAGTCTTTTACCCGTTGAGCGAGCGTTGTCTCTGTGGCTCATGGCTGACTTCGCCCTCACGAGGAGCTGACAGAAGTCCAGAAGCCTCTCCACCCTTCTTCGCAACCTTTCCTTTATCACTTGACATGACTGAAATAACGGTCATTACACTGTCAAGCCAGGCCTTTCAGGAAGGGCTTCAAGGAAGAAGCAACCGTAGGCTGCAACGCAAAGGATGGAATTAAGATCATATCAACAAGAAGTAACAACAGAAAATTTTCAGAATGCATTCTGGAGCCATTGTTGAGCAACAGGGAGCACAAGCTACCTTCAGAAGAACATCGCATTTACAAATGAATAAGTTAAGGGCGTGACTCCTAATCTGTTGACTGAAAAAACCACAAATTTCAGTCACTTCTGTGATGGCCGTTGGATtaaaatccaaccatccaaatccttctctctctttctctcttcatCCCACTACAATCGCGCGACCCTATCGCTTTTCACCCAAACCAGCGACCGCCGCCCCTTTCCCCGCCCACGCATTTCCGCCCTCAGCCGCCGCCTCATCCACCCCTACCGCCGCTCAAAGCGGCTACCGGCGACAAGGCGGCGCCGGAACCCCTTACCGTCTCGCCCTCcgccccacctccacctccgcccTTACCGATCTGCGCTGCCAACCCGGGACGCTGCCCGcggccgccgccctcctccaACCGGCGGTCAGTGGCGCCActgccgcccccccccccccctccctccctccctctaaGGTTGGGTGCCCGGGTGAACTGAGCCCTAAACCCCCAAACTCTAGCCCGGCGGAGCGAAGCTGCACGGCgtggagaggaggaagacgagcaCTTGGAGACCACAATAAGATCAACAGTAGAGCTCGTCGACAGAAATTTTCTCCGATTTCAGGCAAGTGATGCCTACCTAGACATTccgataattttttcataagaaAATTGCCCTCATAACACTCAATCCGAACCGTTTTGCTGCGGTAACATCATATTTATTGCCTACTGCAAAAAATACCACCGGATTCCTTCCCGTCCTCCCTCCGTGCAGCACTCTGTTAGCACCTTCTTCTCCGACGAGCTCTATCCTCTCCGGCGGGCGAAGGGAACCGGAGAGATGCGAGGAGGACGAGCAGAAAGGGGTGCTTGCCTGCGAGAGCGTGCGCGATGTCTCGGCAGTCGGCGTCGTGGACATCGAGCTTCTCGAGCCCTTCACCGGTTCTCCTCTTTCATGCCGTCGGTGAGATGGAAATGTGCAGATCCCGGCGGACGGCTCGGCGGCTGGGTCGGGCCGCGGGAGCTCGCGCGCGCTGCCTGCTTCTCCCCCGACGGGCAGCCGTGGCTCGGCTTGGGCAGCGGGAGCCCCTCCGCCCGCTCGTCCAGATCCAGCAAGGTTGGCGGGAGGAGGGAGTGCGCGTCGGGGGACGGGACGACTAGCACAGGGAGGCGCCGGAAGACCTAACCGCTTCCAAATCCACCGGAGACGCAAGCAAGCCGCCACGCCTTCTTCTTCTCGACGGCTTGGCCTGGCTGGCGTGCCCCAAATTTGAAACGCACGCGAGGCGAGGAGACGATGCTTCCAACGGGGGACCCCCTCTATTATACTGCCGTGGGTCCAGTGGGTGCCGCCCGCTTGAGTGGCAGTGCGGAGGGGAGTCGGACGCTGTGTGATGGTTACGTCGCCGCATCGGGGCCGTCCGTTTGCCTCGCTTCGCTAGTTTTTCAATCTTCTTCTACCCCGCTGGCGAGGCTGAGACCCCCGGATTAAGTGATCTAACCATGTCTTTCCACAGATCTAAACTATAAAGACACAAATGTATTTAGTGTCAAGCACTCTATCCAACTTTTTAGATAAAATTCAACGGTCTTCTCACTCCACCacaatatatcatatttttctgTCTTTTTATCTCAACTTGGCACCACAATAGAATCAATGCCCCTGCTCACCCCATAAGCACGCGCACACGCCGCCCTTGCCCCGCGGCTCACGCCGGTCCTCCTCCCCACTTCCCTGCACACGCCCTCCACACCCCCCGCCCCTGCAGAGGCGACGCTCACGACgagctccctccctccccttgTTCATCCTCACCCCTGCCCCCGTGTCGCCGTTGTCGACGACACTGAGCCCCCTCCTCCCCGCTCTCACCCTCCCTCCCCCCAGTCATCCTCCCTGTGCTCATCCTATCGCGATTCACGCGGGATCTGTCCCCACACGGGTGATACATATGACGACGGCGAATCCTAGGGAAGTGTGACTAGTGGTCCCGACGACCCATATTACAACTACGGATGTGTCGAACATTTCTCTCGAGATTGTCGATTCCCGAAGCCAGGAGTCGTGGTGGCTGCTCCAAAACCGCCACTACCTGAGCAACCCTCTTAGCAGGCATCAAAGGCTACACAAGTTCCTAAGCGTGATCGGGTGAACCACATCACTGCTGAAGGAGCTCAAGAGGACGATGGTATGCTTATGGGTACGTTATTTGTAAACTCTCAACTCACCATCATACTTTTTAATTCCAGAACATCTCATTCTTTCATCAAGGGCGATTATGTCTTGCGTCATGATCTTGTCACCCAACCTCTTTCCACCACTTTCCATATAGATGCGCCTGGTGCAGAAATGCATACCGATCAAAAAGTTCCGATGGTAAAAATTCTCATCGATGAGGTTTCTATTCTCGCAAACTTGATCTTGATCGACACCAAATGGATAGATATTATCTTAGGGAT
This region includes:
- the LOC133892454 gene encoding uncharacterized protein LOC133892454; this encodes MAAPYDREDGAPPPPPPHAAGAADAYDPNYVPDSVKTFVVHLYRHIRDKNVYEIHQMYEGGFQRLSDRLFRDAPWPSAEAVAPYCDGDHVFLLLYRELWYRHAHARLSPLTAAHRAESWTNYCDLFSVVLHGVVNMQLPNQWLWDMVDEFVYQFQSFCQYRAKLKNKTEDELQQLKQFDKAWNVYGVLNYLQALVEKSMITQILEREKEGLEQFTATDGYDYEGGSNVLKVLGYYSMIGLLRIHCLLGDYHTGLKCLAPIDLNQQGVYTIVIGSHISTIYHYGFANLMMRRYVDAIREFNKILLYILKYKQYHQKSPQYDQILKKNEQMYALLAICLSLCPQNKLIDENVSTQLKEKYNDKMTKMQRYDDEAYAAYDELFSYACPKFITPSPPVLDQPLTNYNQDAYRLQLKLFLYEVKQQQLLSGIRSYLKLYSTITIGKLAQYMEVDEATLRSILMTYKHKMHAVDSDGKIVSNADFDFYIIEDSIHVVESKPTKRHGDYFLRQILKFEEMIGELEKVHFD
- the LOC133892438 gene encoding transcription factor MYB3R-1-like, giving the protein MTVISVMSSDKGKVAKKGGEASGLLSAPREGEVSHEPQRQRSLNGRTTGPTRRSTKGNWTPEEDAILSKAVQTYQGKNWKKIAECFPDRTDVQCLHRWQKVLNPELVKGPWSKEEDDIIVQMVNKYGPKKWSTIAQALPGRIGKQCRERWHNHLNPAINKEAWTQEEEVTLIHAHRMYGNKWAELTKILHGRTDNAIKNHWNSSVKKKVDSYISSGLLAQVPCLPLIECSAHCNSSSAMNQQNNKDSGDNAVGEVDDSSCSSQSSLAKISCSQVQNTNVALSCDLQVNVDANKIEAQDSHSSIVSSSNKHLQNEFDQRMNQQMNTGEVPSNSMFADNQTLCSTANQASSLVPMDVAQEMPISMLSNVSGAEQKLHSISEDDCLKSDLWQDISLQSLISEPDTVGADSSSRLNHQPDVYSSKADTDFLAQSNPSGMMGIVYEQSLMTTISPPFICSDSLSDAPEHRSKPREMPDSQAEMITHSNNSFGDAQKSAKLGSSDGRPGASTMMEIITECGDQQLTDAEEPVANTEKEQSSKDIETAPDEKKDEGALSYKPLVFPGLDDPFVSCDLVTPDDQEYSPFGLRQLILSTMNVPTPLRLWGSPTHEESPDVVLKSAAKSFRCTPSIMKKRHRDLLSPTPDKGIEKKSGTEKDCKMSVTSCMSTAAYSSNATKDDIPGNLQPAGIPVEHNSNNLIALGHYANPECLPACKEVISSKSKPVELIVEKSSPCINANHKYLATDILADTPGVKRGLESPSAWKSPWYIDMHMHFQGFSPGGRTFDALGLAKQIGVHSPAAVVEARDVLASGNMNSDKENKENIDAKTEPGTSKLQTKIMAEARVLDFNECTTPARTADKKLGSSRGRCVSSPILSSHSLKNFR